From Quercus robur chromosome 8, dhQueRobu3.1, whole genome shotgun sequence:
AAATTTCACCCTCGTCTCCTAGGAAAAAAGGGcaagtgaaaaaaataagttggtttaGAAATTTTGGAGATTGAGAGTTTTCCAGACCACGGATATGGATATTTCCCAAGGAAATAAggttttctcttccttcctATTGTTTGTGCTTTTCATCGTAGACCTTGGAGAAGGCCACAATAGGTGTGGACACCATGGCCCAGACATCCGATTTCCTTTCAGACTCAAAGACAGGCAGCCAGACCAGCAGTGTGGCTATCCTGGCTTTGATCTCTACTGCTCTGATAAACATGAAACGGTGCTCGAGCTGCCTACTTCAGTAAAAGTCTTTGTTAAACACATTGATTACCAATCTCAGTTAATTCAAGTTACTGACTCAGATAATTGCTTTCCGCTGAAAATCCGGGGACTCAATTTATCTTCCTCGCCTTTCCAGTTCAAAACAGAAAATATTCTTGAAGACTATGCCCTTTTCAATTGTACGTCTGAAACAGATACATATAATTACCGTCTGATCAATTGTCTTAGTAGATTTTCAACCTCAGTTTATGCTTTTCTTTCGGATGATTACATCGACGAATTCCCCATATTATCATGTACAAAGATGTATACCGTTTCGTCGGTCCCATATCATATATGGGAATGGGATTCTCATTCTCTTGAATTGACATGGTCCGAACCAAAGTGCAGAGACTGTGAAGTGAAAGGCGAGAAATGTAGATTTAAGAATAATAGCACTGATTTCAACATTGAGTGCTTCAACCCCTACGGAAACAAAGGTATTGTATTCTTCCCAATTTCCACTTTTATTATCACCACAAGTTCTTCACGTTTAAAGCCTACATGTATtgatttgatcaagtttagttATTTATAAATGCTCTGCAACTGTAATTTCCTGTATCCATCCATTTAAGTGTTGTTTTTCCAACCAAAAGAACATTATTTCAGAACTAGGGTAGTGTCTCGAAGAAAATTATGATGCACTCAAGGATTATAATGACGTGATATTCCCTCCTTCACATTAATGTAAGATTTACCCTGAATTTAAGAtttaccatgaatttaattaataaagcaTGCTACTATGTTAGAAGATAAAGTACCAGTTATACTCCCAAGTAGTACTAACTAATAAATGAGCTTAAGTGTGGTAATTGACTAATTGAGGGAAAACCGAAGCTATGCACATTAGATCTGTTAGAAGGTCAAGCTTGGACACAAGCTCTGAATGCAAAATAACCTTGCtaattaatagtaataaaattttacacAATTATCTTTTGTTTTCTAATAGGTGTAATTAGAAGCTGattatgttaaaatattttacaggtAGATCAACAAAAATAGTGACTACTGGTGAGTTGTCCATCGGTCATTTGTAAgatatattgtatatatttttagttttcatgaCTCACGAATTAATGTTTAACATGCAGTTTCCATCTTGGGGCCATTTCTTTTGGCACTAGTGGTCTATGCATTATACCATGTCTATCGCTATGACAAAACAGAAAAGGAAAATCAAGCAAGGATTGAAAAGTTTTTGGAGGATTACAAAGCTATCAAGCCCACAAGGTACTCATATGCCGATATTAAAAGGATTACAAATCAATTATCAGAGAAATTAGGTCAAGGAGCCTATGGAACAGTGTTCAAAGGAAAGCTTTCTAGCGAAATCCATGTTGCCGTGAAGATCTTGAACATTTTCACGGGAGATGGGGAAGAATTCATAAATGAAGTGGGAACAATGGGTAAAATTCACCATGTTAATGTGGTTCGCTTGGTTGGCTTTTGTGCTGATGGATTTAGAAGAGCTCTAGTTTATGAGTTCTTACCAAATGATTCACTAGATAAATTCATTTCCCCAGTAGATTCTAACAGTTTCCTGGGTTGGGAAAAACTACATGACATTGCTCTTGGCATAGCAAAAGGAATTGAATATCTTCACCAAGGATGTGATCAGCAAATTCTCCATTTTGATATTAAACCTCATAATATTTTGCTAGATCAaaatttcaatccaaaaatttcTGATTTTGGTCTAGCCAAGTTGTGTGCAAAGGATCAGAGTGCAGTGTCCATGACCACAGCTAGGGGGACCATAGGTTACATTGCGCCTGAAGTGTTCTCTAGGAATTTTGGGAAAGTATCTTACAAATCAGATATTTATAGTTTTGGAATAGTGTTGCTTGAAATGGTTGGAGGGaggaaaaattttgatgtaaaCATGGAGACCACTAGCCAAATATATTTCCCAAATCGGATCTATAATCTATTAGAGCAAAAGGAAGACCTACGAGTCTATGTTGAGGATAGTGGAGATGCTaaacttgcaaaaaaattagcaattgtGGGACTTTGGTGCATCCAGTGGTACCCAACAGATCGTCCTTCCGTGAAAAGTGTGGTTCAAATGTTGGAGGGAAAAGGAGATAAATTAACCATACCTCCTAATCCCTTTGCCTCTACAAGCTCAAGAAGAGTTAATGAAAGTATGCCTACAAGGCATCTAATTCAAGAGTTAGAAGTCATCCCAGAATCAAACTAAATATGtgtatatagtttttttttataagatcaaacaaaatatttaaatgataaTATAGGTTGCAATTATGTTGTACTTGAAGattgaaattattaatattgAGGGATAGGTTTTTTGTATCAAGTATGAGCAAGGCAATGtatcttttaatttcttgttgAGGTAGGCAAAAATTTaaggtttaaatttttatgtttactAGTTAAAGACCCGTGCGTTGCACGGTTTTGTCATAAACttatagaatatatattttttcatatataggaagtgtgtttttttttaaaaaaaaaattatagctaAATGCTAATTTCTTGAGATTTGGGGGAAGGGGTAGCACATATCTTTAGGGTAGGTTGCATCCAATGGAACTTTGATCATAAAACATCGAGTACCTGTAATATAAGTATGCAATCTGTAACAATtcttaaagctaaaaaaaaaaaaaatactattattaaaatttaatgatatacaaaataatagaaaatttaatgattGATAAAAGTCatcaaatttatattaatatatgcTTAATAATAAGCTAAAAAGAAGATTGTTCTCTAAATCAAAATTGCGAGGATGAAAGTAACATTTCACCATTGAACCCGTGtcataacacacacacaaaaatcatGTCTAAGCATATTTAATGATTGATTCTCAAATTACAACCATATAAATTggataaaacttttaaaaaataaagttaaacaaaagacaaaaaatacacaaaacctattcaatttcatggaaaaaaaaaattggagtaaACAAATGATTCACTCATCAAAATTTGTTCTTTTAAAAGTATTAATTAAGAGTATGTCACTATTTTAGGTCTTAAATTATACctaaaacatcattttttttcatgagtaataaacttttattaatattgtaGATTATTAATAACTAaacgaaatacaaaaaa
This genomic window contains:
- the LOC126694739 gene encoding rust resistance kinase Lr10-like isoform X1 gives rise to the protein MDISQGNKVFSSFLLFVLFIVDLGEGHNRCGHHGPDIRFPFRLKDRQPDQQCGYPGFDLYCSDKHETVLELPTSVKVFVKHIDYQSQLIQVTDSDNCFPLKIRGLNLSSSPFQFKTENILEDYALFNCTSETDTYNYRLINCLSRFSTSVYAFLSDDYIDEFPILSCTKMYTVSSVPYHIWEWDSHSLELTWSEPKCRDCEVKGEKCRFKNNSTDFNIECFNPYGNKGRSTKIVTTVSILGPFLLALVVYALYHVYRYDKTEKENQARIEKFLEDYKAIKPTRYSYADIKRITNQLSEKLGQGAYGTVFKGKLSSEIHVAVKILNIFTGDGEEFINEVGTMGKIHHVNVVRLVGFCADGFRRALVYEFLPNDSLDKFISPVDSNSFLGWEKLHDIALGIAKGIEYLHQGCDQQILHFDIKPHNILLDQNFNPKISDFGLAKLCAKDQSAVSMTTARGTIGYIAPEVFSRNFGKVSYKSDIYSFGIVLLEMVGGRKNFDVNMETTSQIYFPNRIYNLLEQKEDLRVYVEDSGDAKLAKKLAIVGLWCIQWYPTDRPSVKSVVQMLEGKGDKLTIPPNPFASTSSRRVNESMPTRHLIQELEVIPESN
- the LOC126694739 gene encoding rust resistance kinase Lr10-like isoform X2, which encodes MDISQGNKVFSSFLLFVLFIVDLGEGHNRCGHHGPDIRFPFRLKDRQPDQQCGYPGFDLYCSDKHETVLELPTSVKVFVKHIDYQSQLIQVTDSDNCFPLKIRGLNLSSSPFQFKTENILEDYALFNCTSETDTYNYRLINCLSRFSTSVYAFLSDDYIDEFPILSCTKMYTVSSVPYHIWEWDSHSLELTWSEPKCRDCEVKGEKCRFKNNSTDFNIECFNPYGNKVSILGPFLLALVVYALYHVYRYDKTEKENQARIEKFLEDYKAIKPTRYSYADIKRITNQLSEKLGQGAYGTVFKGKLSSEIHVAVKILNIFTGDGEEFINEVGTMGKIHHVNVVRLVGFCADGFRRALVYEFLPNDSLDKFISPVDSNSFLGWEKLHDIALGIAKGIEYLHQGCDQQILHFDIKPHNILLDQNFNPKISDFGLAKLCAKDQSAVSMTTARGTIGYIAPEVFSRNFGKVSYKSDIYSFGIVLLEMVGGRKNFDVNMETTSQIYFPNRIYNLLEQKEDLRVYVEDSGDAKLAKKLAIVGLWCIQWYPTDRPSVKSVVQMLEGKGDKLTIPPNPFASTSSRRVNESMPTRHLIQELEVIPESN